A window from Gossypium raimondii isolate GPD5lz chromosome 7, ASM2569854v1, whole genome shotgun sequence encodes these proteins:
- the LOC105771875 gene encoding glutaredoxin-C1 encodes MHCQTTGSWGSYMPTPRTSVGDPLERIERLASENAVVIFSISSCCMCHAIKRLFCGMGVNPTVYELDEDPRGKDMEKALIRLLGTSPPVPVVFIGGKLVGAMDRVMASHINGTLVPLLKQAGALWL; translated from the coding sequence ATGCATTGCCAGACGACAGGTTCATGGGGATCTTACATGCCAACCCCCAGGACTAGTGTTGGAGATCCATTGGAGAGGATAGAGAGGTTAGCTTCGGAGAATGCGGTGGTTATCTTTAGCATTAGCAGTTGCTGCATGTGCCATGCCATTAAGAGGCTTTTCTGTGGCATGGGGGTTAACCCTACTGTGTATGAACTTGATGAAGATCCAAGGGGGAAAGACATGGAGAAGGCTTTGATAAGGCTACTTGGTACCTCTCCTCCTGTTCCTGTTGTTTTCATTGGTGGGAAGCTTGTGGGTGCAATGGATAGAGTCATGGCTTCTCATATCAATGGCACTCTTGTTCCTCTTCTCAAACAAGCTGGAGCTCTCTGGCTCTGA